A window of Silene latifolia isolate original U9 population unplaced genomic scaffold, ASM4854445v1 scaffold_70, whole genome shotgun sequence genomic DNA:
AGAATTCAGACCAGACAGTCGAAATCTGAAACTTAGTGACATCCGACGAAGTAAAATCATCCAACAATTGACCGTGAGCATCATACAAGGGCCTTTTTTTAGTGTTCTTTGTCCACCTACTGAGAAGATACTTATCAGGTATCTTTTTGATCCCTTTACCTGATAAAATCTAGATGATGTGTTTACATATGTAGCCCTTCCTCTCAAACAGCTTGCAGGAACATGTTGCATCAAATGTTGAAGGATTAAATGCGACAGTGTAAGTCTTATTGAAAATAGAATCTTCAACTTCTAGGGACCTTGTACTGCCCTCCCTTGAAGAATCACCAGCACTACATGAGTTTAAAGAATCAACGCACTGCTGTTGGAATTCATAAAAGAGAGCGTGCGTATAAACAGTCGATGCATGAACCTCAAGGctaagaagggttttggtttgagGTAGGGAGTAATCACTATCTCTGTCAAGAGATTTTTGGGTGTAGCGTTGCTGATCCATAGCACTTTGAAAGtgcatccaaaactcaacaagtGTGCCATGAGGATTCTCAAACCGCTTAAAGAAGTTGTTTGCGCTCTCAGAGCGTTGCGTTGTTCTTAAAAGACAACCAAGAGGAATATCACGATAATACGCCGGAATCCAACGTTGCCGCCTGGAAAACAGATATTGCAACCATGTATTATCTTCCAATTGAAACTCACTGATCAACGAACACCACCTCTCTTGAAGTCGAAGGCTCTAACTCGAATCCCAAACAATGAACTCGGACGAGTGACGAAGTCGATCTCTTTGGTCAATGTCGTGCCTACCTTTTCGTGTAATTTCTTCataatatgccacatgcaatagcGATGGGCGCGATCGTAAAGCGTTAGGACTGCAATTTTCATAGCAGGACATTGATCGGTAAAAAAGCAATGGGGTTCCTTCCCACCCATACAATCTAAAAGTTTTGTGAAAATCCATTTAAAATTCTGGTCATTCTCCCTAGACATAAGCGAAGCGCCAAAAGTGACGGACTTCTTGTGATGATCAACACCAGTAAAGGGAGCAAAGATCATGTCGTACTTATTAGTTGAATAGGTTGGGTCAAAAGTCACCGCCTCACCGTATAGAGCGTAATTACGACGTCTTCTTTTTGCATCACCCAAAATACACGAAACAAACACTTATTCTCGATCAATATCATAGGCAAAATAAAAACCTTCCGGGTTTCATGAAGGTGTTCAACCGATCTACAAACATTTGAGCATCCTTAAGACCTATAAAACACTTGATTTCCCTTCCAAAATTCTTAAACTCAGTCAAAGAAGCTCCAATATTTTCATAGCCATCAACATATTCCTTGACGGGCCTGAAAGTAGAGGTTGGGCCAATATTGACCTTGCAATTATCAACGATGGTTTGTTTATGTTGCAAAGCAAGGTTCCTACATTTTTTCTGAAATTCTCTATACTTGAGTGGAGAGAGACGGTGGTTATGGGCAGCATGAAACTGATCAACAACAAAgaatggcacttgaacttggtcAATTTCTTTAATAACAAATCTAAAGAAAATCCTAGCTTTACAACCAATCCTAGTAACCTTAGTCTTCTTCGGATTAGAGGCCTTGACCATTGGCTCCTCCTCCTCACCAGTAATGGGTAATATTGTCGGCTTAGAATCCCTAAATCCTTCCCGGTGACACACAATCAATTTTTTCCTAATATCTCCACTACTACGAAACCTTTTCGTTGAAGATTTCCTTGGTTCAAAACCACATGCTATTGCATAAGTCTCATAAAACTGTATACCCTCGTCTAACGTAGCAAAAGTTTGTCCTATTGTAGGTGTAAATTCAGTTGTAATATTTCTGACCCACTCTTCAGAACCTCCAGGCGTCACCATCAACGAAAGACGATTCCCAGCATGCACCTCATCAACGTCTATGCATTGTGGAGAAGGAACATGTACCACAGGGACAACAAGAGTATTTTCTACAGCAACAGAAGTTGAGTAAACAAATTATAACAAATATAACTAGATTATAACAAGACTATGATATTGTGAAGGAATGCATGTGATATTGTGCAACATAAAACGTGATACTaatgaatataaaataaatacgcaACCGTATTGCAGCCTATGATACTGTGACGGAATACATGTGATATTCTGgagcataacatgtgatacaaATATAACAAATATAACTAGATCATAACAAACTATGATATTGTGAAGGAATGCATGTGATATTGTGCAACATAAATTGTGATCTTGATGAATATAAAACAAATACGCAAAACCGTATTGCAGCCTATGATACTTTGAAGGAATACATATGATATTCTGgagcataacatgtgatacaaATGCACTAAACCGATTACAAGTCATGTACTTTGCAAAGCATATGATATTTTAAAGGACTCAATGTGATATTCGAAGCATAACACGTGATACTAATGCACAGAGAGTAATGACCAATAATGTCTGCAGACCTTTGATCTCGTAAAGAATTCAATGTGATATTCTAaagcataacatgtgatactaaTGCACAAAAAGTAGTTGCGAGTCATGTACTAAAGCCTATGATAATGTAAAGGACTCAATGTGATATTGTATAAGGGAAAGCGATTCTAATGAGCGTGAATCGGCAAACTAAAACTACGAAATGTGATACTTTTAGAATTAGTTATGATATCATCTTGAATAAAAAGTGACACAAAAGGAAAGCTGTTAAATAACGATTTAAACTTGAAGTAAACACAAGCAGTGaatgcaaaataaacttgatgataAACAAAACAGACAATGAGTACATTATTTGTTATACGTCAATTAGAAGATGAAAAAAACAGAGATTAAATTTTAACGCGACAAAAATAGCAAAAACTACATATTGAAGAAAGTATATAACCAGTACATGATTTTAATACATAAAATAGCACGAATTGATGAATACGTGACTGATGTTGATGAATTATAACATCAATTATAACAAAAAACCAGTAATTACACAACGAATTCAGTCGAAGATACAATAACAATTAAACATCGTGCAATAAAACAGGAAAACAGAATGaaaaaattaaaacataaaaataaagaagCAGAAAACGATGAATTACCTGACATTGAATATGTTAAAACTAAGGAAAAAATAGATGAAGACGAATGATGACGAAAAAGTGAAGGAGAATAAGCAACTGAGACGAATTTTGAAGAAATCGCTGGAAATCAATCACGGATGATGATGAACACAGGTGAAGATGACAGCGAGAGCGAAGAAGACAACTACGCGCGAAAAATTGACGGCGTGAGAATGAAGACTGTGATTGCAGaagaaagagagaagagagagaaagtaaatGAATTCAAATGGTGAATTTGAGCTGATAATAGGGTTTATATAACAACTTTAGGAAATTACGAAAATACCCTTACTAATAGCTTGATATAAAGCAGTATTGTTATGACTCATGTGTGATATTGtcgatggactcatggactcaaataattaggtaggactcatgtgatcctaattatatatatatatatatatatagagtcgagatccggtgagaactcctaaatatttgaggattgaggattagtgaatacaatatcacagtttcttcaatacaatatcacgaaaaatctgacatttgcaaaaaaaattttttttttttaaaaaaacaagttataatttttttttctgtacaggtgttttttttttgtgatattttatcgaataacctgtgatattgtattgaacaccctctgatattgtaacgaaatcctcaatcctcaaaaagatagtgtatcctcacatgatcccattcctatatatatatatatatatatgtatagagagagagagagagagagagagagagagagagagagagataagatttaatgagtccaacatgggccattgagtccataagtccctctaagggccattggatggactcaatggatggttgagatgaatttgattaaaggccattaaaaagaaaaggaaaaaaatgtggatggttggattgagatgggtggttgagattgaaaattaccaaaaaaaattaccactaatcaaatttctatacactaattaatttttctttctctctctagcccctaattaatcagttttgagttttagatttcagaagtgtaaatgtcatgttgtatgagttttacaagtgtaaatgtgacggaaattttgaatttatataattttaacattttacaagtgtaaatgtgatgttttacgagtgtaaatgtaacattttaagagtgtaatttgtttttttgtgacggaaattttgaatttatataattttaacattttacaagtgtaaatgtaatgttttacgagtgtaaatgtaacattttaagagtgtaatttgtttttttgtgacggaaattttgaatttatataattttaacattctACAAgtataaatgtgatgttttacgagtgtaaatgtaacattttaagagtgtaaatttgattttttgtgacggaaattttgaatttatatcattttaacatTCTACAAGTgcaaatgtgatgttttacgagtgtaaatgtaacattttaagagtgtacatTTGAttatttgtgacggaaattttgaatttatataattttaacattttacaagtgtaaatgtgaagttttacgagtgtaaatgtgacattttaaaagtgtaaatttgattttttgtgacgggaattttgaatttatataattttaacattttacaagtgtaaatgtgaagttttacgagtgtaaatgtaacatttttaagagtgtaaatttgattttttgtgacggaaattttgaatttatataattttaacattttacaagtgtaaatgtgaagttttacgagtgtaaatgtaacatttttaagagtgtaaatttgattttttgtgacggaaattttgaatttatataattttaacatttttcaactgtaaatgtgatgttttatgagtgtaaatgtaacatttttaagagtgtaaatttgattttttgtgacggaaattttgaatttatataattttaacattttacaagtgtaaatgtgatgttttacgagtgtaaatgtaacattttaagagtgtatatttgattttttgtgacgaaaattttgaatttacataattttaacattttacaagtgtaaatgtaatgttttacgagtgtaaatgtaatgttttaagagtgtaaatgtagtattttaagagtaaattggtcctttgagtgtaactttggtcctttataagtgtcacttttgtcctttacgagtaaaactttagtccgactaccaaaaaacaccaccaccgtcgtcctccaccaccaactcatatccacaaaaaatatgagtgcaaatctatataattttaacgagtgtaaatgtaaagatatacgagtgtaaatgtaaaaaatatgagtgtaaatgtaaagaaatacgagtgtaaatgtaaagaaataagggtgtaaatctgaaaaatgcgtgtaaatgtaaagaaatatgagtgtaaatgtaaagaaatacgagtgtaaatgtaaagaaatacgagtgtaaatgtaaagaaatacaagtgtaaatctgagaaatgcgtgtaaatgtaaagtaatataagtgtaaatgtaaagaaatacaagtgtaaatgtaaagaaatacaagtgtaaatgtaaagaaatacgagtgtaaatctgaaaaatgagtgtaaatgtaaagaaatacgagtgtaaatgtaaagaaatacgagtgtaattctgaaaaatgagtgtaaatgtaaagaaatatgagtgtaaatgtaaaggaatacgagtgtaaatgtaaagaaatatgagtataataaatatatttattagatctaagaataaaaatcatgataataaaaaaaaaagaaaatatggAGAAAACCCTAGAAAAATCGTCGAATTCAATTGATTGTACAGATCCACTTCAATTTCCCCCTCTTTCATCTACTGTTACAAATAAATCTAATAACATTCATGCTCCTGGTACATCTGCTAACCCCATTGTAGATGGTACTGGTAGTGAAGATGGAACAAAGACGGCGGATGTTAATCAGTTGGTTGGAATTCCATCCTACGATCTGGATGCTGTGGCTCAGGAGGAATCTGCTGCGTGGATCCTTCAGTCTAGGCGTAAGGGGAAACAATCATTGGCTACCATTCCGGAAGAACCTGAGAGTCTGTTGCAGTTTACTGCAGATGATGTGAAAGAGGAACTGGTTTACTGGAGGAATTCTGTCTATGGTTTCGTCTTGGGTGCGAATCCCCCAGTTGAGGTGGTGGAGGGTTTCCTTAGGCGGCTGTGGGCAAACTATCCGATTGACAAGGTCTCCTTCTGCCCTAATGGTATTTTCCTGGTCCGTTTTAAGAATGGTGCTGCCAAAGATCAAATCTTGCGCCAAGGGCATTTCTTATTTGATAATAAACCCCTTATTGTCAGAGAGTGGACTGAGGAAGTTACCTTGGAGAAAGAGGAGATAAAAGAGGTTCCTGTTTGGGTTAAGATTCATAAACTCCCGCTGAAATACTGGGGAAAGTGTCTGCCTCGTATTGCTGGATTATTGGGTAAATTTGTGCGCTGTGATGAGGCAACGGTTGCAAAAACCCGTCTTGGCTTTGCACGACTTATGCTTGATGTCCCGTTTGGTAGACCTTTACCAGAATCAGTTAAATTTTTGGATCCTGATGGTAATTTGGTGTCTCTTAAGGTAGAGTTTGAGTGGAAGCCTATCCTGTGCACACAGTGTAAAGGCGTTGGTCATGCTGCTACTAATTGCAGGAAGGGTAAACAATCTGCTCCACAGAAACCTCGTGTTGGAAAGCAGCAGTGGCGTCCTAAACAGAAACCAGTGCCTACTCAGCATTCGGCCCCAAAGTCACTGCTTTGTCCCAGTCCTGGTGTCCCAAAGACTGCTCTCCGAAACAAAGATAAGAACTCCTCGAGATTCCTAATAATTTTGAAGTTTCTTGGACTAGGAGTGGCAAATACCATGTTCTTGCTACTCCCGCTCGTAAGATCATTAGGCTTAGTCGTCAAGAAATTGTTGAAACGGTCCAAGACTCTTGAACACCACAATCTCCTTGAAACATTGAACAATGTCACCCCTAAAGTTGGAATAGGGACGAATGGTAGTGCATTACCTCCCAGTGGGGGTAATGTATAATTGGGGTTTTGGAACATCGGGGGCTAAATAGTCTATCTAAGCGCAAAGCATTAAAAATTTCCTTCACCATCATCAGATAGGACTATTTGgcctccttgagacaaaggtcaAACCCTTGTCTCTAAATTCTGTCAGAAATAGCCTCTGTAGTTCCTGGTGTATTAC
This region includes:
- the LOC141640022 gene encoding uncharacterized protein LOC141640022, giving the protein MSENTLVVPVVHVPSPQCIDVDEVHAGNRLSLMVTPGGSEEWVRNITTEFTPTIGQTFATLDEGIQFYETYAIACGFEPRKSSTKRFRSSGDIRKKLIVCHREGFRDSKPTILPITGEEEEPMVKASNPKKTKVTRIGCKARIFFRFVIKEIDQVQVPFFVVDQFHAAHNHRLSPLKYREFQKKCRNLALQHKQTIVDNCKVNIGPTSTFRPVKEYVDGYENIGASLTEFKNFGREIKCFIGLKDAQMFVDRLNTFMKPGRRQRWIPAYYRDIPLGCLLRTTQRSESANNFFKRFENPHGTLVEFWMHFQSAMDQQRYTQKSLDRDSDYSLPQTKTLLSLEVHASTVYTHALFYEFQQQCVDSLNSCSAGDSSREGSTRSLEVEDSIFNKTYTVAFNPSTFDATCSCKLWTKNTKKRPLYDAHGQLLDDFTSSDVTKFQISTVWSEFYSTLTLLKSLPENHINELTSLLKTFRQNFKYGAEKLTKHQELEMLLGVKSSSEVRILPPVQSKNKGTGKRLMSKKDHLCKGTKAEKILQ